The following are encoded in a window of Arthrobacter sp. NicSoilB4 genomic DNA:
- a CDS encoding AMP-dependent synthetase/ligase, with amino-acid sequence MREISVPPLVNVPPESNVTDLVLRQAAKASNPALFSRLDAAGQWQDIRATEFLADVSLLAKGLMASGVAAGDRVGIMSRTRYEWALIDFAVWFAGAVSVPIYETSSPSQVAWNLGDSGAVAAFGESAHHENIIRQAATSEGLTDLAHVWQLEGAGLDEVRAAGAAVSDEELESRRSLASLTDVATIIYTSGTTGRPKGCELTHGNFVELSENALATSLNKIVHEQARTIMFLPLAHVFARFISVLAVAAGVTVAHTPDIKNLLPDLQSYKPTFILAVPRVFEKVYNSALTKAEDGGKGVIFHRAADTAIEFSRARQAGKVGLGLKLKHTLFDKLVYSKLRAAMGGEVAHAVSGGGPLGERLGHFFQGIGMQILEGYGLTETTAPVTVNTPELIKIGTVGAPIPGNAVKIADDGEILAKGICVMRGYYKREDLSGESFVDGWFRTGDIGQLDDQGFLTITGRKKEIIVTASGKNVVPALLEDQIRADALVSQVLVVGDNRPFIGALVTLDEEALPGWLHRHGLPASTTLAEATDNAVVKAAVQELINGANQSVSQAEAIKSFRIVPADFTEASGHLTPSMKVKRAQVMKDFENVIEEMYGAPRPTQV; translated from the coding sequence GTGCGAGAAATCAGTGTCCCGCCCTTGGTCAACGTCCCCCCGGAATCGAACGTCACGGACCTGGTCCTGCGCCAGGCCGCCAAGGCCTCCAACCCGGCCCTGTTCTCCCGCCTTGACGCCGCCGGCCAGTGGCAGGACATCCGGGCCACCGAGTTCCTGGCCGATGTTTCGCTGCTCGCCAAAGGACTGATGGCCAGCGGCGTCGCTGCCGGCGACAGGGTGGGCATCATGTCCCGCACGCGGTACGAATGGGCGCTCATTGACTTCGCCGTCTGGTTCGCCGGAGCCGTCTCCGTGCCGATCTACGAGACCTCCTCCCCCTCGCAGGTCGCCTGGAACCTCGGCGACTCCGGCGCCGTCGCCGCTTTCGGCGAGTCCGCCCACCACGAGAACATCATCCGGCAGGCCGCCACCTCCGAAGGCCTCACCGACCTGGCCCACGTGTGGCAGCTCGAAGGGGCGGGCCTCGACGAGGTCCGGGCCGCCGGCGCGGCCGTCAGCGACGAGGAGCTGGAGTCACGGCGCAGCCTCGCATCACTCACGGACGTCGCAACGATCATCTACACCTCGGGCACCACCGGCCGGCCGAAGGGCTGCGAGCTGACGCACGGCAACTTCGTGGAACTCTCCGAAAACGCCCTGGCCACCTCGCTGAACAAGATCGTCCACGAGCAGGCCCGGACCATCATGTTCCTGCCGCTCGCCCACGTGTTCGCGCGCTTCATTTCGGTGCTCGCGGTCGCCGCCGGCGTCACGGTGGCACACACCCCGGATATCAAGAACCTCCTCCCGGACCTGCAGAGCTACAAGCCGACCTTCATCCTCGCGGTGCCGCGTGTCTTCGAGAAGGTCTACAACTCGGCGCTCACCAAGGCCGAGGACGGCGGCAAGGGTGTCATCTTCCACCGCGCCGCGGACACCGCGATCGAGTTCTCCCGCGCCCGCCAGGCCGGCAAGGTGGGCTTGGGCCTCAAGCTCAAGCACACCCTCTTCGACAAACTCGTCTACAGCAAGCTCCGTGCCGCCATGGGCGGCGAGGTGGCCCACGCTGTCTCCGGCGGCGGCCCGCTGGGCGAGCGGCTGGGCCACTTCTTCCAGGGCATCGGCATGCAGATCCTGGAAGGCTACGGGCTGACCGAGACCACGGCCCCTGTCACGGTGAACACGCCGGAGCTGATCAAGATCGGCACCGTCGGCGCCCCGATCCCCGGCAACGCCGTGAAAATCGCCGACGACGGCGAGATCCTCGCCAAGGGCATCTGCGTCATGCGCGGCTACTACAAGCGCGAGGACCTCTCCGGCGAGTCGTTTGTTGACGGCTGGTTCCGCACCGGCGACATCGGACAGCTCGATGACCAGGGCTTCCTGACCATCACGGGCCGCAAGAAGGAAATCATCGTCACGGCCAGCGGCAAGAACGTGGTGCCTGCCCTGCTGGAGGACCAGATCCGCGCCGACGCACTCGTCTCCCAGGTGCTCGTGGTGGGTGACAACCGCCCGTTCATCGGCGCCCTGGTCACCCTCGACGAGGAGGCCCTGCCGGGCTGGCTGCACCGCCACGGTCTGCCCGCCTCCACAACCCTTGCCGAAGCCACGGACAACGCGGTGGTCAAGGCAGCGGTGCAGGAACTCATCAACGGCGCCAACCAGTCCGTGTCCCAGGCCGAGGCGATCAAGTCCTTCCGGATCGTGCCGGCGGACTTCACGGAGGCCTCCGGGCACCTGACGCCATCGATGAAGGTCAAGCGCGCACAGGTGATGAAGGACTTCGAGAACGTCATCGAGGAAATGTACGGCGCCCCGCGTCCCACCCAGGTCTAA
- a CDS encoding alpha/beta fold hydrolase, producing MTGSSTPLAPAAFSYPGHGSNAGIGVAICHGFTGSPLSVLPWAEHLARQGFAVSVPLLPGHGTDWRDLARHGWQDWYGAFEDSYLELAARTRHCYVAGLSMGGTIALRAAARHPVAGVAVVNLGLSFYDRRVRYIGLLKHVQRTTVPVQEPNPTAAATEDGDYSLTPLEAVHQLSRLFKAALRDLPAVAAPALVFKSATDIVVPPSSMELLRKRLGSRELEVVSLPGSGHVATLDVDAGLIFEQSVQFFLQHAGSPAAPGRPATTTTETP from the coding sequence ATGACCGGAAGCAGCACTCCCCTGGCGCCCGCAGCGTTCAGTTATCCCGGCCACGGCAGCAACGCGGGCATCGGTGTGGCAATCTGCCACGGTTTCACCGGCAGCCCCCTGAGTGTCCTTCCGTGGGCCGAGCACCTGGCCCGGCAGGGTTTCGCCGTGTCCGTGCCGCTGCTCCCCGGACACGGCACGGACTGGCGCGACCTGGCCCGCCACGGCTGGCAGGACTGGTACGGGGCCTTCGAGGACTCCTATCTGGAACTCGCCGCAAGGACCAGGCACTGCTACGTGGCGGGGCTCTCCATGGGCGGGACCATCGCCCTGCGCGCAGCGGCCCGCCACCCGGTCGCCGGCGTCGCCGTCGTCAACCTGGGACTGAGCTTCTACGACCGCCGGGTGCGCTACATCGGCCTGCTGAAGCACGTCCAGCGCACCACCGTTCCGGTCCAGGAACCGAACCCGACCGCCGCGGCCACCGAGGACGGCGACTACTCACTCACCCCGCTCGAAGCCGTGCACCAGCTGAGCCGGCTCTTCAAGGCGGCGCTGCGCGACCTGCCCGCCGTCGCCGCCCCGGCCCTCGTCTTCAAATCCGCGACCGACATCGTGGTTCCGCCGTCGTCGATGGAACTGCTGCGGAAGCGGCTCGGGTCGCGGGAGCTTGAAGTGGTCAGCTTGCCGGGCAGCGGCCATGTGGCCACGCTCGACGTCGACGCCGGCCTGATCTTCGAGCAGTCCGTCCAGTTTTTCCTGCAGCACGCAGGCTCCCCGGCCGCACCAGGCCGGCCCGCCACCACAACCACGGAGACCCCATGA
- a CDS encoding 3-deoxy-7-phosphoheptulonate synthase class II, which yields MTSTALTSTAQSGAANYPGLDHWRELPASQQPDWSDKAVFEASVKELSVLPPLVFAGEVDILRERLAAAAQGKAFLLQGGDCAETFEAATADKISARVRTILQMAVVLTYGAAMPVIKMGRMAGQFAKPRSSNDETREGVTLPAYRGDIVNGYDFTPESRAHDAGRMLKAYHTSASTLNLIRAFTQGGFADLRLVHQWNKGFTENPAHARYESLARDIDRAIKFMASCGADFEALKRVEFYASHEALLLDYERALTRIDSRTGFPYDTSAHFLWIGERTRELDHAHVDFLSRVRNPIGVKLGPGTSGDDALRLIDKLDPDREPGRLTFITRMGAGNIREKLPPIVERVTASGAQVLWVTDPMHGNTVTSPNGYKTRNFDDVIDEVRGFFEVHHALGTVPGGLHVEMTGDDVAECLGGADPVDQESFLDRYESVCDPRLNHMQSLEMAFLVAGALSKR from the coding sequence ATGACCAGCACCGCACTGACCAGCACCGCCCAGAGCGGTGCGGCGAACTATCCCGGCCTGGACCACTGGCGGGAGCTTCCTGCCTCCCAGCAGCCGGACTGGTCGGATAAGGCCGTCTTCGAAGCCTCGGTCAAGGAACTTTCCGTCCTCCCGCCGCTCGTCTTCGCCGGCGAAGTGGACATCCTGCGCGAACGGCTCGCCGCCGCCGCACAGGGCAAGGCGTTCCTGCTCCAGGGCGGCGACTGCGCCGAAACCTTCGAAGCCGCCACGGCGGACAAGATCAGCGCCCGCGTCCGCACCATACTCCAGATGGCCGTGGTCCTCACCTATGGCGCTGCGATGCCGGTGATCAAGATGGGCCGCATGGCCGGGCAGTTCGCCAAGCCGCGGTCCTCCAACGATGAGACCCGCGAAGGCGTCACGCTGCCGGCCTACCGCGGGGACATTGTCAACGGCTACGACTTCACGCCGGAATCCCGCGCGCATGACGCCGGCCGGATGCTCAAGGCGTACCACACGTCCGCCTCCACGCTGAACCTGATCCGCGCTTTCACGCAGGGCGGATTCGCGGACCTGCGGCTCGTGCACCAGTGGAACAAGGGCTTCACCGAAAACCCCGCCCACGCACGCTACGAGTCGCTGGCCCGGGACATCGACCGCGCCATCAAGTTCATGGCCTCCTGCGGTGCGGATTTCGAAGCGCTCAAGCGGGTGGAGTTCTACGCCAGCCACGAGGCGCTGCTGCTTGACTACGAACGCGCGCTGACCCGGATCGACTCGCGCACCGGCTTCCCCTACGACACCTCCGCGCACTTCCTCTGGATCGGTGAGCGCACCCGCGAACTGGACCATGCACACGTCGACTTCCTCTCGCGGGTGCGCAACCCGATCGGTGTGAAGCTGGGGCCGGGCACCAGCGGCGACGACGCGCTGCGCCTTATCGACAAACTGGATCCGGACCGCGAGCCCGGCCGCCTGACCTTTATCACCCGGATGGGCGCGGGCAACATCCGCGAGAAGCTGCCCCCGATCGTGGAACGGGTCACGGCATCCGGCGCCCAGGTCCTCTGGGTCACCGACCCGATGCACGGCAACACCGTCACCTCGCCGAACGGCTACAAGACCAGGAACTTCGACGACGTCATTGACGAGGTGCGCGGGTTCTTCGAGGTCCATCATGCGCTCGGCACAGTCCCCGGTGGCCTGCACGTCGAGATGACCGGCGACGATGTGGCCGAGTGCCTCGGCGGGGCCGACCCGGTGGACCAGGAATCCTTCCTGGACCGCTACGAATCCGTCTGCGATCCCCGCCTGAACCACATGCAGTCCCTCGAGATGGCCTTCCTCGTGGCCGGGGCCCTGTCCAAGCGCTAA
- a CDS encoding alpha/beta fold hydrolase: MTLPPDHTPFSSPFTGTGPSTGVVVSHGFTGSPHGVRDWATSLAGAGYAVRMPLLPGHGTSWQDLARTRWQAWHAAIDAAYLELAAECDQVVVAGLSMGGALALRVAANRPVAGVVLVNPGLVIDDPRAPLAGILKFVVKSTPAIANDILKEGIDEGAYSRTPVAAAHELNKMFKDTVRLLPRVTAPVRVYRSAVDHVVSDSSMRALRRGLTRAPLEVIRLENSYHVATMDNDAPEIFRGSAEFIRSLAAGSTPDAAHASQKDTADD; the protein is encoded by the coding sequence ATGACCCTCCCCCCGGACCACACACCGTTCAGCAGCCCGTTCACCGGAACCGGGCCCAGCACCGGCGTCGTGGTCTCGCATGGCTTCACCGGCAGCCCGCACGGCGTCAGGGACTGGGCCACATCGCTGGCCGGCGCGGGCTACGCCGTGCGGATGCCGCTGCTGCCCGGGCACGGCACCAGCTGGCAGGATCTTGCCCGGACGCGCTGGCAGGCCTGGCACGCGGCGATTGACGCCGCCTATCTTGAGCTCGCCGCCGAATGCGACCAGGTGGTCGTGGCCGGCCTGTCCATGGGCGGGGCGCTGGCGCTGCGGGTCGCCGCCAACCGTCCGGTCGCCGGCGTTGTGCTGGTCAATCCCGGACTTGTCATCGACGATCCCCGGGCACCGCTGGCGGGCATCCTCAAATTCGTGGTCAAGAGCACCCCCGCGATCGCCAACGACATCCTGAAGGAGGGCATCGATGAGGGCGCCTACTCCCGTACGCCGGTCGCCGCCGCGCACGAGCTGAACAAGATGTTCAAGGACACCGTCCGGCTGCTCCCCAGGGTCACCGCACCGGTGCGGGTGTACCGGTCGGCGGTGGACCATGTGGTCTCCGACTCGAGCATGCGCGCCCTGCGCCGCGGCCTGACCCGCGCCCCGCTGGAGGTGATCCGGCTGGAAAACAGCTACCACGTGGCTACGATGGACAACGATGCGCCCGAAATCTTCCGTGGCTCGGCCGAATTCATCCGGTCGCTGGCTGCGGGAAGCACTCCGGACGCTGCCCACGCCAGCCAGAAGGACACGGCAGATGACTAG
- a CDS encoding pyruvate carboxylase: MFSKILVANRGEIAIRAFRAGYELGAKTVAVFPHEDRNSIHRQKADEAYLIGDEGHPVRAYLDVDEVVRVAKEAGADAIYPGYGFLSENPRLARSAAAAGITFVGPPAEVLELAGNKVAALEAARKAGVPVLKSSQPSKDLDELIAAADEIGFPIFAKAVAGGGGRGMRRVDTREALPEALQAAMREADAAFGDPTMFLEQAVLRPRHIEVQILADAEGNVMHLFERDCSIQRRHQKVIEIAPAPNLDEGIRQALYRDAVKFAKALNYVNAGTVEFLVDTVGERAGQHVFIEMNPRIQVEHTVTEEVTDVDLVQAQLRIAAGETLADLGLSQETVQLKGAALQCRITTEDPANGFRPDVGKITGYRSAGGAGVRLDGGTVYSGAEISPHFDSMLVKLTCRGRDYPAAVARARRSLAEFRIRGVSTNISFLQAVLDDADFIAGNVATSFIDERPQLLKARVSADRGTKLLTWLAEVTVNKPNGELTVHTDPAAKLPALDDAAASPGSRQRLLELGPEGFAAALRAQGAVAVTDTTFRDAHQSLLATRVRTRDLVAAGPAVSKLLPQLLSVEAWGGATYDVALRFLGEDPWDRLAALRNALPNVCLQMLLRGRNTVGYTPYPEEVTVAFVNEAAATGIDIFRIFDALNDVNQMAPAIRAVRETGTAVAEVALCYTADMLDPDETLYTLDYYLELAQKIVDAGAHILAIKDMAGLLRPAAAARLVTALRERFDLPVHLHTHDTAGGQLATLLAAVDAGVDAVDVASASLAGTTSQPAASALVAALAHTPRDTGLSLANVCALEPYWEAVRRVYAPFESGLPGPTGRVYQHEIPGGQLSNLRQQAIALGLGERFEAIEDMYTAADRILGRLVKVTPSSKVVGDLALHLVGLNADPADFNENPQKYDIPDSVIGFLSGELGDPPGGWPEPFRTKALQGRTVKVRDVELSAEDSAALKSDSKTVQRTLNRLLFAGPTKDYQKSLETYGNLSVLDTRDYLFGLQRGAEHEIELEKGVNLIASLEAVSEPDEKGMRTVMCTLNGQSRPVVVRDRSVVSNVKAAERADTSQPGQVAAPFAGAVTLTVKAGEAVKAGDTVATIEAMKMEASITTPVAGTVSRLAVGAIEQVQGGDLLLVVE; this comes from the coding sequence ATGTTTTCGAAGATTCTGGTGGCCAACCGCGGCGAGATCGCGATCCGGGCCTTCCGCGCCGGCTACGAACTTGGCGCCAAGACCGTGGCCGTCTTCCCGCATGAGGACCGCAACTCCATCCACCGCCAGAAGGCCGACGAGGCCTATTTGATCGGCGACGAGGGCCACCCGGTCCGCGCCTACCTCGACGTCGACGAAGTGGTGCGCGTCGCGAAGGAGGCCGGCGCCGATGCCATCTACCCGGGTTACGGCTTCCTCTCCGAAAACCCGCGCCTGGCCCGTTCCGCCGCCGCTGCCGGCATCACCTTCGTGGGCCCGCCCGCCGAGGTGCTCGAACTTGCCGGCAACAAGGTCGCGGCCCTCGAGGCGGCCCGCAAGGCCGGCGTCCCGGTGCTGAAGTCCAGCCAGCCCTCGAAGGACCTCGACGAGCTCATCGCGGCGGCCGACGAGATCGGCTTCCCCATTTTCGCCAAGGCCGTCGCCGGCGGCGGCGGGCGCGGCATGCGCCGCGTCGACACCCGCGAAGCCCTGCCTGAGGCCCTGCAGGCCGCGATGCGCGAAGCCGACGCAGCCTTCGGCGACCCCACCATGTTCCTGGAGCAGGCCGTCCTGCGCCCCCGCCACATCGAAGTCCAGATCCTGGCCGACGCGGAGGGCAACGTGATGCACCTCTTCGAGCGCGACTGCTCCATCCAGCGCCGCCACCAGAAGGTCATCGAGATCGCCCCCGCCCCGAACCTCGACGAGGGCATCCGGCAGGCGTTGTACCGCGACGCCGTGAAGTTCGCCAAGGCCCTCAACTACGTCAACGCCGGCACCGTGGAATTCCTTGTCGACACCGTGGGGGAGCGGGCCGGCCAGCACGTCTTCATCGAAATGAACCCGCGCATCCAGGTCGAGCACACCGTGACCGAGGAAGTCACCGACGTCGACCTGGTCCAGGCCCAGCTGCGCATCGCCGCCGGCGAGACCCTCGCGGACCTGGGCCTGTCCCAGGAGACGGTCCAGCTCAAGGGCGCAGCCCTGCAGTGCCGCATCACGACGGAGGACCCGGCCAACGGCTTCCGGCCCGACGTCGGCAAGATCACCGGGTACCGTTCGGCCGGCGGCGCCGGCGTCCGGCTCGACGGCGGAACCGTCTACTCCGGCGCCGAGATCAGCCCGCACTTCGACTCCATGCTGGTCAAGCTGACCTGCCGCGGCCGCGACTACCCGGCCGCCGTGGCCCGGGCCCGCCGGTCCCTCGCCGAGTTCCGCATCCGCGGCGTCTCCACCAACATCTCCTTCCTGCAGGCCGTTCTGGACGACGCCGACTTCATCGCCGGCAACGTGGCCACCTCATTCATCGACGAGCGCCCCCAGCTGCTCAAGGCCCGGGTGTCCGCGGACCGCGGCACCAAGTTGCTGACCTGGCTCGCCGAGGTCACCGTGAACAAGCCCAACGGCGAGCTCACTGTCCACACGGATCCCGCCGCCAAGCTCCCCGCCCTGGATGACGCGGCTGCCAGTCCGGGCTCCCGCCAGCGGCTGCTGGAGCTGGGCCCTGAAGGCTTCGCTGCGGCCCTGCGCGCGCAGGGTGCCGTCGCCGTCACGGACACCACTTTCCGCGACGCCCACCAGTCACTGCTCGCCACGCGGGTCCGCACCCGCGACCTGGTGGCAGCGGGCCCGGCGGTCTCCAAGCTCCTCCCGCAGCTGCTCTCCGTCGAGGCCTGGGGCGGAGCCACGTACGACGTCGCCCTCCGTTTCCTCGGCGAGGATCCCTGGGACCGCCTCGCTGCGCTCCGCAACGCGCTGCCGAACGTCTGCCTGCAGATGCTCCTTCGCGGCCGCAACACGGTCGGCTACACCCCCTACCCGGAGGAAGTGACAGTGGCCTTCGTCAACGAGGCCGCCGCCACCGGCATCGACATCTTCCGCATCTTCGATGCGCTCAACGACGTCAACCAGATGGCCCCGGCCATCCGCGCCGTCCGCGAGACCGGCACGGCCGTCGCGGAAGTGGCCCTCTGCTACACCGCTGACATGCTGGACCCGGACGAGACGCTCTACACCCTTGACTACTACCTGGAGCTGGCGCAGAAGATCGTCGACGCCGGCGCGCACATCCTGGCGATCAAGGACATGGCGGGCCTGCTGCGTCCCGCCGCGGCAGCCCGGCTGGTGACGGCCCTGCGTGAACGTTTCGACCTCCCGGTGCACCTCCACACGCACGACACGGCGGGCGGGCAGCTGGCAACACTGCTTGCCGCCGTTGACGCCGGCGTGGACGCCGTGGACGTGGCCTCCGCGTCACTGGCCGGCACTACGAGCCAGCCCGCAGCCTCCGCCCTGGTCGCGGCCCTGGCCCACACGCCCCGCGACACGGGCCTGAGCCTGGCCAACGTGTGCGCCCTGGAGCCGTACTGGGAGGCCGTGCGCCGGGTCTATGCACCTTTCGAATCCGGGCTCCCGGGCCCCACCGGACGCGTGTACCAGCATGAGATCCCGGGCGGCCAGCTCTCCAACCTGCGCCAGCAGGCAATCGCCCTGGGACTCGGTGAGCGCTTCGAGGCCATCGAGGACATGTACACCGCGGCGGACCGAATCCTGGGCCGGCTTGTGAAAGTCACCCCGTCCTCCAAGGTCGTGGGGGACCTCGCCCTGCACCTGGTCGGCCTCAACGCCGATCCCGCGGACTTCAACGAGAATCCGCAGAAATACGACATCCCTGATTCGGTGATCGGGTTCCTGTCCGGTGAACTCGGCGATCCTCCCGGGGGCTGGCCGGAACCGTTCCGCACCAAGGCCCTGCAGGGCCGCACGGTCAAGGTCCGCGACGTCGAGCTCAGCGCCGAGGACAGCGCCGCCCTCAAATCCGATTCCAAGACCGTGCAGCGGACCCTCAACCGACTGCTGTTCGCCGGCCCCACCAAGGACTACCAGAAGAGCCTGGAGACCTACGGCAACCTCTCGGTACTGGACACCCGCGACTACCTCTTCGGGCTGCAGCGCGGCGCCGAACACGAGATCGAGCTGGAGAAGGGCGTTAACCTGATCGCCTCGCTCGAAGCGGTCTCCGAGCCGGACGAGAAGGGCATGCGCACCGTGATGTGCACACTCAACGGGCAGTCCCGCCCGGTGGTGGTCCGCGACCGTTCCGTGGTCAGCAACGTCAAGGCCGCCGAACGCGCCGACACCTCCCAGCCGGGCCAGGTGGCCGCCCCGTTCGCCGGCGCTGTCACCCTGACCGTCAAGGCCGGTGAAGCGGTCAAGGCCGGCGACACCGTGGCCACGATCGAGGCCATGAAGATGGAAGCGTCCATCACGACGCCGGTCGCCGGCACCGTTTCGCGCCTCGCCGTCGGCGCGATCGAACAGGTCCAGGGCGGGGACCTGCTGCTGGTCGTCGAATAG
- a CDS encoding ROK family glucokinase — protein MQTPTSGQQPGPYRRTAAWRRRALGGGAAGAGAGQAAGPAGGGLREHLRLGRKGLAIGVDIGGTKVAAGVVDAEGRILAQAKRSTPGSDPRAVEQVIVELVEELGEGHRIWSVGIGAAGWMDLDGGTVLFSPHLAWRNEPLRDNLQRLLRRPVLLTNDADAAGWAEWRFGAGQGQNRLVCITLGTGIGGAMVMDGRLERGRFGVAGEFGHQIIMPGGHRCECGNRGCWEQYASGNALGREARELAAANSPVAQELLKAVDGHVERITGVIVTELAKAGDPTSRELLEDVGEWLGLGLANLAAALDPGKFVIGGGLCDAGELLVGPARKAFARNLTGRGFRPAADIELAALGPNAGLIGAADLSRVSSRMHS, from the coding sequence ATGCAAACACCAACATCCGGACAGCAGCCCGGCCCGTACCGCAGAACTGCCGCGTGGCGTCGCCGGGCACTTGGCGGAGGGGCCGCCGGAGCGGGCGCAGGCCAGGCTGCCGGACCGGCTGGCGGGGGATTACGGGAGCATCTGCGGCTGGGCCGGAAGGGCCTGGCCATCGGCGTGGACATCGGCGGCACCAAGGTCGCGGCCGGCGTCGTCGACGCGGAGGGCAGGATCCTCGCCCAGGCCAAGCGGTCCACTCCGGGCAGTGACCCCCGCGCGGTCGAACAGGTGATTGTTGAGCTGGTCGAGGAGCTGGGCGAAGGCCACCGGATCTGGTCGGTCGGGATCGGCGCGGCCGGGTGGATGGACCTCGACGGCGGCACCGTGCTGTTCAGTCCCCACCTGGCGTGGCGCAACGAACCCCTCCGGGACAACCTCCAGCGACTGCTGCGCCGCCCAGTGCTGCTGACCAACGACGCCGACGCGGCCGGCTGGGCGGAGTGGCGCTTTGGCGCCGGGCAGGGCCAGAACCGCCTGGTCTGCATCACGCTCGGAACCGGCATCGGCGGTGCCATGGTGATGGACGGCCGGCTGGAACGCGGACGCTTCGGTGTGGCAGGGGAGTTCGGGCACCAGATCATCATGCCCGGCGGCCACCGCTGCGAGTGCGGCAACCGTGGCTGCTGGGAGCAGTACGCGTCCGGCAACGCACTTGGCAGAGAAGCCCGGGAGCTCGCCGCCGCCAACTCCCCGGTGGCCCAGGAACTGCTCAAGGCAGTGGACGGCCACGTGGAGCGCATTACCGGAGTGATCGTCACCGAGCTGGCCAAGGCCGGGGACCCGACCTCCCGGGAACTGCTCGAAGACGTCGGTGAGTGGCTCGGACTGGGCCTCGCCAACCTCGCCGCCGCGCTGGATCCGGGCAAGTTCGTGATCGGCGGCGGGCTCTGCGACGCCGGTGAACTGCTGGTCGGCCCGGCCCGGAAGGCCTTCGCCCGGAACCTGACCGGGCGCGGCTTCCGGCCAGCGGCGGACATCGAGTTGGCGGCCCTTGGCCCGAACGCGGGCCTGATTGGTGCTGCCGACCTGTCCCGGGTCAGCAGCCGCATGCACAGCTAA
- a CDS encoding lysophospholipid acyltransferase family protein — protein sequence MFYWFMKTFVLGPVLKTLFRPWVKGLDNVPAEGAAILASNHLSFSDSIFMPLMVPRPVVFLAKSEYFTGKGIKGRLTATFFRLTNQLPMDRSGGAASALSLNAGMDVLKNGSLLGIYPEGTRSPDSRLYRGKVGVARLALQARVPVIPVAMIGTDKVQPIGKRMPNIRRIGMIFGEPLDFSRYYGMEDDRLIQRSVTDEIMYELMRLSGQEYVDEYAAVVKLRLAGKATEVPEDGPAGSGPAAPGTV from the coding sequence GTGTTTTATTGGTTCATGAAGACGTTCGTCCTGGGGCCGGTGCTGAAGACGCTCTTCAGGCCGTGGGTCAAGGGCCTGGACAACGTTCCCGCGGAGGGCGCCGCCATTCTGGCATCCAACCACCTCTCCTTCTCCGACTCCATCTTTATGCCGCTCATGGTGCCCCGTCCGGTCGTGTTCCTCGCGAAATCGGAATACTTCACCGGGAAGGGGATCAAGGGCAGGCTGACGGCCACCTTCTTCCGGCTCACCAACCAGCTGCCCATGGATCGTTCCGGCGGGGCCGCTTCCGCCCTGTCTCTGAATGCCGGTATGGACGTGCTGAAAAACGGCTCGCTCCTGGGCATCTACCCCGAAGGCACGCGCAGCCCGGACTCCCGGCTGTACCGCGGCAAGGTGGGGGTGGCCCGGCTGGCACTGCAGGCCCGCGTCCCGGTGATTCCGGTCGCGATGATCGGCACGGACAAGGTCCAGCCGATCGGCAAGCGGATGCCCAACATCCGCCGCATCGGGATGATCTTCGGCGAGCCGCTGGACTTCAGCCGGTACTACGGCATGGAGGATGACCGGCTGATCCAGCGGTCCGTGACCGACGAGATCATGTATGAACTGATGCGGCTTTCCGGCCAGGAATACGTCGACGAGTACGCCGCCGTCGTCAAGCTCCGGCTCGCCGGGAAGGCCACGGAGGTCCCGGAGGACGGCCCGGCCGGCTCCGGCCCGGCCGCGCCCGGAACTGTGTGA